A region of Moorena producens PAL-8-15-08-1 DNA encodes the following proteins:
- a CDS encoding hybrid sensor histidine kinase/response regulator, producing MGSDSLLPTPYSLLPTPYSLRIKYLTQLTTALMTNDPKIREQSYRYFLQEAPELLQVLENDLLSLSENYSINKVNNLMRTTHTLKGAAASIGLETIATVAHSLEDVFKALFNPDLSIDPDIEALLFQAYECLRLPLTAELTGGQIDDTEIKNRTAAVVAQLQEKLGDCFGHESYLPTSLELGFDVTQSIFEVGVSQGLDLIQAALNSHNPTEISITVRHQADIFLGLGESLNLPGFAAIAKNAIAALDNHPNQVVTIAKTALCDFVAAQAAVLEGDRTQGGQPSMVLQQLADLRYSSQNSQLTIQNESSVLGNGKEQDLNRVESGLEEVEGVVNNSSVTHPESNRRKQSQLVEMIWGESTPLDEQTSDQSKKLQRSKQTQINVLDGEIASPEPEVGTEKNVVFHNMGMIDGDNENKEQGQEPEIITDEIIPPIGNARNSPLNSSHLAITSSNQHPSTPSSRDLSGTVRINIEHLEYLNYTIGELLTNQNRQLLENEQLLAAVRVLLNRIQQHQQVLEQVQDWYDRLFILRQQQQIRQRLQVSKFNVEGLNKNKATDPNLKSSSYSWQEKTLQVSKFNVEGLNKNKATNPNSAANLPYSNAKAEQLNNQGLLATLGSQPANFQHTNFQPTNQGQKATLSAKPFAKRGLRPPLREREQATNLLDTDYFDDLELKRYSTPELEIQSVLEEAVQLTEAALDIELFSTQSSKTLEQQRRLLTNHRDVLMDARMLPLGEVFSRFPPVLKQLSASHHKLVELKISGHDVLVDKVVAQKLYDPMLHLVRNAFDHGIETPALRQQQGKPEKGLIEISACHRGRHLVIEVFDDGPGLNFERIRQLAIERELIDLEQSNRLSEAQLRNLLFEPGFSTVSGVNNLSGRGVGLDVVLNQVKALRGSVQVDSSPDLGTRFRLQIPLSLTIDKLLLCQAGNQVYGLITDQVSQIIIPQENQLRSWKDGKVLYLGTGSDQQLVKVYQLGQVLDYSSVLSPFSVTHRHQPVVPKETIRPIILIHYQDQLVGLEVDQLLGDQELVIRPFGTMIVPPPYVNGGSILADGRLTLVLDGTELIQYLSEQQTNASQRLQVGTLKVKSLSPDQATEPIETLSQKQLPPSTLEPFWLRHKSKVLLVDDSITLRHTLAMTLEKNGYHVFQAQDGYEGIEQLQHQTDIQLIICDIEMPRMNGFEFLKYCQQDPALVDIPVVILTSRSNDKHRLIAAQLGAKAYITKPYLEHKLLTTVTDVVEPI from the coding sequence GTGGGTTCCGATTCCCTACTCCCTACTCCCTACTCCCTACTCCCTACTCCCTACTCCCTAAGAATAAAATACCTCACCCAATTGACAACTGCTCTAATGACTAATGACCCGAAAATTCGTGAGCAAAGCTATCGCTACTTTCTCCAGGAAGCACCGGAACTGCTGCAAGTCTTGGAAAACGATTTGCTGAGTTTGTCAGAAAACTATAGCATCAATAAAGTCAACAACTTGATGCGGACTACCCATACCCTCAAAGGCGCAGCAGCTAGCATTGGCTTGGAAACAATTGCCACGGTAGCTCACTCCTTGGAGGATGTTTTTAAAGCTCTGTTTAATCCCGACTTGTCCATTGATCCAGACATTGAAGCCTTACTGTTTCAAGCTTATGAGTGTCTACGTCTACCTCTGACTGCTGAACTCACAGGGGGGCAAATCGATGACACTGAAATCAAGAATCGAACTGCTGCTGTTGTTGCCCAACTCCAAGAGAAGCTGGGGGACTGTTTTGGTCACGAATCCTATCTACCCACCTCACTAGAATTGGGCTTCGACGTCACCCAGTCCATATTTGAAGTGGGGGTTAGCCAAGGGTTAGACCTAATCCAAGCTGCCCTAAATAGTCACAATCCCACTGAAATCAGCATCACAGTTCGCCACCAAGCAGACATTTTCTTGGGGTTAGGGGAATCCCTTAATCTACCAGGGTTTGCCGCTATTGCCAAAAATGCGATCGCAGCCCTAGACAACCATCCAAATCAGGTGGTCACCATTGCCAAGACCGCTTTGTGTGATTTCGTTGCAGCACAAGCAGCGGTGCTAGAAGGGGATAGGACTCAAGGTGGTCAACCTTCTATGGTTCTGCAACAACTAGCTGACCTTAGGTATTCAAGTCAAAATTCACAATTGACAATTCAAAATGAATCTTCTGTCTTGGGCAACGGAAAAGAACAAGACCTTAATCGAGTTGAGTCCGGACTAGAAGAAGTAGAAGGTGTTGTTAATAATTCTTCCGTTACTCATCCAGAATCTAACAGAAGGAAACAGTCCCAACTTGTGGAAATGATCTGGGGAGAGTCAACCCCACTAGATGAGCAAACCTCTGACCAAAGTAAAAAGTTGCAGAGGTCGAAGCAAACACAGATAAATGTCTTGGATGGAGAGATAGCCTCCCCTGAGCCAGAAGTCGGCACAGAAAAAAATGTTGTTTTCCACAACATGGGGATGATTGATGGAGATAATGAAAATAAAGAACAAGGACAAGAGCCCGAAATTATTACAGACGAGATCATCCCGCCCATAGGCAATGCCAGAAATTCCCCTCTAAACTCTTCCCATCTCGCCATAACTTCCTCCAACCAACATCCCAGCACACCATCATCTAGGGATCTATCTGGTACTGTGCGGATAAATATTGAGCATCTAGAATACCTGAATTACACCATTGGGGAATTACTAACCAATCAAAACCGCCAGTTGCTCGAAAATGAACAACTGTTGGCGGCAGTGCGAGTACTCCTTAATCGTATCCAGCAACATCAACAAGTGCTTGAGCAAGTACAAGATTGGTACGACCGCCTGTTTATTTTGAGGCAACAACAGCAGATTAGGCAAAGGTTGCAGGTTAGCAAGTTTAATGTTGAAGGTTTAAACAAAAATAAAGCTACCGACCCAAATCTTAAGTCTTCTTCCTACTCTTGGCAAGAAAAAACGTTGCAGGTTAGCAAGTTTAATGTTGAAGGTTTAAACAAAAACAAAGCTACCAACCCCAATTCTGCTGCCAACCTACCCTACTCGAACGCCAAAGCCGAACAACTTAATAACCAAGGCCTATTGGCCACGCTAGGCTCTCAACCTGCCAACTTTCAACATACCAACTTTCAACCTACTAACCAAGGCCAAAAGGCCACGCTTTCGGCAAAGCCGTTCGCGAAGCGTGGCCTACGGCCTCCGCTGCGCGAACGCGAACAAGCCACTAACCTTCTTGATACAGACTATTTCGATGACCTGGAACTAAAACGTTATAGTACACCCGAGCTTGAGATCCAGTCAGTTCTAGAAGAAGCTGTACAATTAACAGAAGCTGCCCTAGACATTGAGCTGTTCAGCACCCAATCCAGTAAGACTCTCGAACAACAACGTCGGTTGTTAACCAACCATCGTGATGTCTTGATGGACGCCCGGATGTTGCCTTTAGGGGAAGTATTTAGCCGTTTCCCCCCTGTCCTCAAGCAGTTGTCAGCTTCCCACCATAAGCTGGTCGAGCTAAAAATCTCTGGTCATGATGTTTTAGTGGATAAAGTTGTTGCCCAGAAGTTGTACGACCCCATGCTGCATCTTGTGCGTAATGCTTTTGACCACGGCATTGAGACTCCTGCTCTACGACAACAACAGGGCAAACCAGAAAAGGGATTAATTGAAATCAGTGCTTGCCATCGGGGCAGACATTTGGTGATTGAAGTGTTTGATGACGGGCCAGGGTTGAATTTTGAACGGATTCGCCAACTAGCAATAGAACGTGAACTGATTGACCTGGAACAGAGTAATAGACTCAGTGAGGCTCAGCTGAGGAATTTGTTGTTTGAACCAGGCTTTTCCACGGTCTCTGGGGTGAATAACCTCTCTGGACGTGGTGTTGGTCTTGATGTTGTCCTAAACCAGGTCAAAGCTCTCAGGGGTTCCGTCCAGGTTGATTCTTCTCCTGACCTTGGTACCAGATTTAGACTACAAATTCCCCTGAGTTTAACCATAGATAAGTTACTCCTGTGCCAGGCTGGTAACCAAGTTTATGGTTTAATCACTGATCAAGTCTCCCAAATTATTATTCCTCAGGAAAACCAGCTCCGAAGTTGGAAAGATGGTAAAGTTCTCTACTTGGGTACCGGGAGTGATCAACAACTGGTTAAAGTCTACCAACTTGGGCAAGTCCTAGATTATTCCTCTGTGCTTTCTCCATTCTCGGTAACCCATCGGCATCAGCCTGTTGTTCCTAAAGAGACGATTAGACCGATTATTCTGATCCATTACCAGGATCAGCTTGTCGGTCTGGAAGTAGACCAACTGCTCGGAGATCAGGAGTTGGTGATTCGTCCTTTCGGGACAATGATTGTGCCACCCCCCTATGTGAATGGGGGCAGTATTCTGGCCGATGGTCGGTTGACATTGGTGCTGGATGGGACTGAATTGATCCAGTACCTGTCTGAGCAGCAAACCAATGCCAGTCAAAGGTTACAGGTTGGCACATTGAAGGTTAAAAGTTTAAGCCCAGATCAAGCCACCGAACCGATAGAAACCCTTTCGCAAAAGCAGCTTCCACCTTCAACCCTTGAACCGTTCTGGCTCAGACATAAATCAAAGGTACTCCTGGTAGATGACTCGATCACCCTGCGCCACACTCTAGCCATGACCTTAGAAAAGAATGGCTATCACGTGTTTCAAGCCCAGGATGGTTATGAAGGGATTGAACAACTACAGCATCAGACAGACATACAGTTGATAATCTGTGATATTGAGATGCCTCGCATGAATGGGTTTGAATTTCTCAAATACTGTCAGCAAGATCCTGCTTTGGTAGATATTCCTGTCGTTATCCTCACATCCCGCAGTAACGATAAACACCGCTTGATTGCTGCACAGTTGGGGGCCAAGGCTTATATCACTAAGCCCTATTTGGAACACAAATTGTTGACAACAGTAACCGATGTTGTTGAGCCCATTTAA